In Dama dama isolate Ldn47 chromosome 26, ASM3311817v1, whole genome shotgun sequence, a single genomic region encodes these proteins:
- the OPRM1 gene encoding mu-type opioid receptor — MDSGAVPTNASNCTDPFTHPSGCPPAPSPSSWVNFSHLEGNLSDPCGPNRTELGGSDILCPSAGSPSMITAVIIMALYSIVCVVGLFGNFLVMYVIVRYTKMKTATNIYIFNLALADALATSTLPFQSVNYLMGTWPFGTILCKIVISIDYYNMFTSIFTLCTMSVDRYIAVCHPVKALDFRTPRNAKIINICNWILSSAIGLPVMFMATTKYRQGSIDCTLTFSHPAWYWENLLKICVFIFAFIMPILIITVCYGLMILRLKSVRMLSGSKEKDRNLRRITRMVLVVVAVFIVCWTPIHIYVIIKALITIPETTFQTVSWHFCIALGYTNSCLNPVLYAFLDENFKRCFREFCIPTSSTIEQQNSTRIRQNTRDHPSTANTVDRTNHQHQLIPSLSFGVWVLALYPGPLPGLLVTFDPLSILHLPCSPGNTAPSLSGGAFFLNSP, encoded by the exons ATGGACAGCGGCGCCGTCCCCACGAACGCCAGCAACTGCACTGACCCCTTCACACACCCTTCAGGTTGCCCCCCAGCACCTAGTCCCAGCTCCTGGGTCAACTTCTCCCACTTAGAAGGCAACCTGTCCGACCCCTGCGGTCCGAACCGCACCGAGCTGGGCGGGAGCGACATCCTGTGCCCTTCGGCCGGCAGCCCTTCCATGATCACGGCCGTCATCATCATGGCCCTTTACTCCATCGTGTGCGTGGTGGGGCTCTTCGGAAACTTCCTGGTCATGTATGTGATTGTCAG GTACACCAAAATGAAGACTGCCACCAACATCTATATTTTCAACCTTGCTCTGGCAGATGCCCTGGCAACCAGTACCCTGCCTTTCCAGAGTGTCAATTACCTGATGGGAACATGGCCGTTTGGAACCATCCTGTGCAAGATTGTGATCTCCATCGACTACTACAACATGTTCACCAGCATATTCACCCTCTGCACCATGAGCGTGGATCGCTACATCGCAGTCTGCCATCCTGTCAAGGCCCTGGATTTCCGCACCCCCCGTAATGCCAAGATCATCAACATCTGCAACTGGATCCTCTCTTCAGCCATTGGTCTGCCTGTCATGTTCATGGCAACGACAAAGTACCGGCAAG GTTCCATAGATTGTACACTAACATTCTCTCACCCAGCGTGGTACTGGGAAAACCTGCTGAAAATCTGTGTTTTCATCTTTGCCTTCATCATGCCTATCCTCATCATTACAGTGTGTTATGGGCTGATGATCTTACGCCTCAAGAGTGTCCGCATGCTCTCTGGCTCCAAAGAAAAGGACAGGAACCTGCGAAGAATCACCAGGATGGTGCTGGTGGTTGTGGCTGTGTTCATTGTCTGCTGGACGCCCATTCACATCTACGTCATCATTAAAGCCTTGATCACAATCCCGGAaactactttccagaccgtttcctggcATTTCTGCATTGCTCTAGGTTATACCAACAGCTGCCTGAACCCCGTGCTTTATGCATTTCTGGATGAAAACTTCAAACGATGCTTCAGAGAGTTCTGTATCCCAACTTCCTCTACCATTGAGCAGCAAAACTCCACTCGAATTCGTCAGAACACCAGAGACCACCCCTCCACAGCCAACACGGTGGATAGGACTAACCATCAG CACCAGCTCATACCTTCCCTCTCCTTTGGAGTGTGGGTGTTGGCCTTATACCCTGGACCACTGCCGGGGCTGCTTGTCACATTTGATCCTCTGAGCATCCTTCACTTGCCTTGCTCTCCTGGCAATACAGCTCCCAGCCTGTCTGGTGGAGCGTTTTTCCTGAATTCACCATGA